The genomic region CTCGGAGGAGATACTGTGCAGCAGCGCCTTCCTCACCGCAGCGACCCGGCCGTGCATCTTGCCCAGACGACGTGCTGCCTTGCGCCGGCCGTTCGAGCTCCGCTTGGTTCTCGCGAGAGCTTGGTTGGCCAGCTTCAGGCGTACCTGGGCTGCTTGTAGTGCTTTCACCCCCTCCCACACCTTGATCTGGTTGCCGTGCTCGTCCGCGGCGACGGCAAGGGTCTTCACACCCAGGTCGACCCCGACCCGCGCCTGGGTGCGCCCTGGTGCAGCGGCGTTACGGCGTTGGTGGTGCAGCTGAGCGGCGACCCCGGTGATGGTCACCGTCCAGCGGCCACGTTCGTAGGTGAACGCCGCGGCATAGGCGTGGAACCGGCCCCTCTCGTAGAGCCGGCGGAGCTGGCGGGTCTTCTCCCGGACGCGGAGCTCGCCGAGCTTGGGGAACGTGATCGCCCGTGCCGAGGAGGCGCGGACCGACGGCGCGGACCCCTCCTTGTACTTCGCCCGGACCCGGAACTTCGGGGTCGTGCGGTGGCGGGACTTGAACCGCGGAAACCCTGCCGACTTTCCCGCCCGAGCACCCTTGCGGGAGTTGGCCCAGTTCTTCAACGCCTGCGCGGCGTTCACCGACGCGGTCTCGAACACGTCGGCAGAAACCTCGCTGCGCCACGGCAACCCTCTGACGATCGTGCCTTCGTCCTGGATCTCGACGCGGGCATCGGGTGCGCGACCGTCCTTCCAAGCGTTCATCTCGCTGATGAAGCTGATCTTCGACCATGACAGCGCCGGTGTCAGGTCCGCCTCGTCGACCCCGTAGGACTTCTCGGCGGCGCGTTGGTCGAGATTCGCCTTCACCCGCGCGAGGTGGTGGTTGAACGCCAGACGGGACGCGCCGGCGTGCGCGAGGAGTCGGTGGTGCTGCTCGTCGTTCACATCGAGGGTGAACTTGAACGTCGTCACACGTGCCAACGGCACGCCGGTGTGCGACACGAGCGTGTCAGCAGATCCGGTAGCAACGGGCACGAAACCGATGGTGCCGCCCGGCACCGACAGTGCCGCCAATAGGGACACGTCCTCTGAGGCCCGTCTCCGCGTCCGCCGCGACGCACCCGACCCCTCACCCGGACCACCCATGCCCTCGACGCACCCCGTCGTCTCCGTCTCCGGCCTCACCGTCACCTGGCCCGACGGCTCCCCCGCGCTGCGCGACCTCGACCTGGCCCTCTCGCGGGGCCGCGCCGGTCTGGTCAGGGCCAACGGCTCCGGCAAGTCGACCCTGCTGCGGGTGCCGGCCGGGCAGCTGCGCCCCTGCGCCGGCC from Nocardioides salarius harbors:
- the tnpB gene encoding IS607 family element RNA-guided endonuclease TnpB, translated to MPVATGSADTLVSHTGVPLARVTTFKFTLDVNDEQHHRLLAHAGASRLAFNHHLARVKANLDQRAAEKSYGVDEADLTPALSWSKISFISEMNAWKDGRAPDARVEIQDEGTIVRGLPWRSEVSADVFETASVNAAQALKNWANSRKGARAGKSAGFPRFKSRHRTTPKFRVRAKYKEGSAPSVRASSARAITFPKLGELRVREKTRQLRRLYERGRFHAYAAAFTYERGRWTVTITGVAAQLHHQRRNAAAPGRTQARVGVDLGVKTLAVAADEHGNQIKVWEGVKALQAAQVRLKLANQALARTKRSSNGRRKAARRLGKMHGRVAAVRKALLHSISSELAKGSAVLVIEDLNAAGMLRNRKLARHISDAGFRELRRQLEYKSAWYGTELVVADRWFPSSKTCSSCGAVKAYLSLADRVYECAACGLVIDRDLNAAINLARYTPPTDPEGTKTSPPLPAAA